In one window of Tumebacillus algifaecis DNA:
- a CDS encoding SGNH/GDSL hydrolase family protein, translated as MICYTALGDSITAGLNATSYSLAYPSLIVQGAKKRGKEAALRVVAHNGWTSGALVAALPYALDAVRRSTTVTIWIGGNDLLKAAIAIVGQGRPVKAAVAGLLTSYGHNLEQIVSTIGRHSSARVVLCTQYNPFPNSPVALEAVGALNSVTEQAAKRLHTELAPVHSWIEGNQPTLIEGYRTGRIEDALQLFRRPIHPNNAGHAVIARHLSSYIR; from the coding sequence ATGATCTGCTACACCGCCTTGGGAGATTCGATCACGGCGGGGCTAAACGCCACTTCATACAGTTTGGCCTATCCGTCGCTCATCGTCCAAGGCGCCAAGAAGCGCGGGAAAGAGGCCGCCTTGCGGGTCGTTGCTCATAACGGTTGGACGAGCGGAGCCCTCGTCGCAGCATTGCCCTACGCGCTCGACGCAGTGCGCCGCTCGACCACCGTCACGATCTGGATCGGCGGCAACGACTTGCTGAAAGCTGCGATCGCCATTGTCGGCCAAGGTAGGCCGGTCAAAGCGGCTGTGGCTGGATTGCTCACTTCCTATGGTCACAACCTCGAACAGATCGTCTCCACCATCGGTCGTCATAGCTCTGCCCGCGTCGTCCTCTGCACCCAATATAACCCGTTTCCGAACTCCCCTGTCGCTCTAGAAGCGGTGGGCGCCCTCAACTCGGTCACAGAGCAGGCTGCCAAACGCCTGCACACCGAGCTCGCCCCTGTCCATTCTTGGATCGAAGGCAATCAACCCACCTTGATCGAGGGGTACCGCACCGGGCGTATTGAAGATGCGCTACAGCTATTTCGCCGTCCAATTCATCCGAACAATGCTGGTCACGCCGTAATCGCGCGCCACCTATCTTCTTACATTCGGTAG
- a CDS encoding serine hydrolase domain-containing protein, with amino-acid sequence MRDMIVQGVAQGIFPGAVVCVARNGEPLFYEAHGVADATQQRALSVETRFDISTLTQVVATLPAVLRTVQLGKLTLVDPIARFLPEFATGVDRFAKGQISFFHLLSHASGLPAWRPLFLQARGVKAYLRALADTPLETVPGERLIRSDLGYMLLAFALERIWDRPFADVCERLVFGPLELYQTSFAEGDGLPSELCAATEMGNEQEQRRVVAFGHHESFPWRDHALCGEAQDANAFYGLDGIAGHAGLFSTALDLTRYAEMWVRKGIFQRQRYLDTTLVSLAVNAHAVWQGQSYGLGFETASEHCPAGERAPMLSYGQLSTTGCSLWCDPVRKLTSVTMTNAAQGSSSEGLFDWTAAFHRKVFNE; translated from the coding sequence ATGCGAGATATGATCGTACAAGGGGTCGCGCAAGGCATTTTTCCCGGAGCTGTCGTCTGCGTGGCGCGCAACGGGGAGCCGCTTTTTTATGAGGCGCACGGTGTAGCAGATGCGACGCAACAGCGGGCGCTGTCAGTCGAGACGCGCTTTGATATCTCCACGCTGACCCAAGTGGTGGCGACGCTGCCAGCCGTGCTGCGCACGGTGCAGCTAGGCAAACTGACGCTGGTCGATCCGATCGCCCGCTTTCTGCCGGAGTTTGCGACGGGTGTTGATCGCTTTGCGAAGGGCCAGATCAGCTTTTTCCATCTGTTGTCCCACGCCTCGGGACTGCCCGCATGGCGTCCGTTGTTTCTGCAGGCGCGCGGGGTCAAAGCTTACCTTCGCGCGCTGGCCGACACGCCGCTGGAAACGGTGCCGGGCGAACGGTTGATCAGAAGCGATCTCGGCTACATGCTGCTGGCCTTTGCCTTGGAACGGATCTGGGATCGTCCCTTCGCAGATGTCTGCGAACGCCTCGTCTTTGGCCCGCTTGAGCTGTATCAGACTTCTTTTGCCGAAGGGGACGGCCTACCGTCGGAGCTTTGTGCGGCGACGGAGATGGGCAATGAGCAGGAGCAACGGCGAGTGGTTGCTTTTGGACACCACGAATCCTTTCCGTGGCGCGACCATGCGTTGTGCGGTGAAGCGCAGGACGCCAATGCGTTTTACGGACTGGACGGCATCGCCGGGCACGCTGGGCTGTTTTCCACCGCGCTCGACCTGACCCGCTATGCGGAGATGTGGGTGCGCAAAGGCATCTTCCAGCGCCAGCGCTATCTCGATACGACACTGGTCTCGCTCGCCGTCAATGCGCACGCCGTCTGGCAAGGGCAGAGTTATGGGCTCGGCTTTGAGACCGCATCGGAACACTGTCCGGCTGGAGAGCGTGCCCCGATGCTTTCGTATGGTCAACTGTCCACCACCGGCTGTTCGCTATGGTGCGATCCGGTGCGCAAATTGACGTCTGTCACCATGACCAATGCAGCACAAGGCAGCAGTAGTGAAGGGCTGTTCGATTGGACCGCTGCGTTTCATAGAAAGGTGTTCAACGAGTAA
- a CDS encoding YitT family protein, translating to MEAQPILKRNHRKQSLAAKIKRMFFITLGSLLVSVGLEIFLVPNSIIDGGVIGISILLAFLTDKPVGLYMIVLNLPFLLVGYKLIGRTFAITTTIAVILMSSFVTLFHSVRPFTDDLLLASVFGGVVLGIGVGTIIRYGGSLDGTEIIAILLARKSSFSVGEVVMFFNIFILGSAGFVFGWDHAMYSLIAYFIAFKMIDITIEGLDESKSVTIISDSPNEISEAIRNRLGRGVTHIYGKGGYTGEEKELLYVIVTRLELAKLKDIVLEYDEGAFVAIEHVADVMGGRFKKNAIH from the coding sequence ATGGAAGCACAGCCGATACTCAAGCGGAATCACCGCAAACAATCGTTAGCCGCCAAGATCAAACGCATGTTTTTTATCACGCTCGGCTCCTTGCTCGTCTCAGTGGGGCTGGAAATCTTTCTGGTTCCCAACTCGATCATCGACGGCGGCGTGATCGGTATTTCGATCCTGCTGGCCTTTCTGACCGACAAGCCGGTCGGACTCTATATGATCGTCCTCAATCTCCCTTTTCTGCTCGTTGGGTACAAGCTGATCGGCCGAACGTTTGCGATCACGACGACGATCGCCGTCATCCTGATGTCCAGCTTCGTCACGCTGTTTCACAGCGTCAGGCCGTTCACAGACGACTTGCTGCTCGCATCCGTCTTTGGCGGGGTGGTACTTGGGATCGGGGTCGGGACGATCATCCGCTATGGCGGGTCGCTCGACGGCACAGAGATTATTGCCATCTTGCTCGCCCGCAAATCGAGTTTTTCCGTTGGGGAAGTGGTGATGTTTTTCAACATCTTCATTCTCGGCAGCGCTGGATTTGTATTTGGTTGGGACCATGCGATGTATTCGCTGATCGCCTATTTCATCGCGTTTAAAATGATCGACATCACGATCGAAGGACTCGATGAATCGAAATCGGTCACGATCATCTCAGACTCACCAAACGAAATCTCAGAGGCGATCCGCAATCGATTGGGGCGGGGGGTCACTCACATTTATGGCAAGGGTGGATATACGGGCGAAGAAAAAGAACTGCTCTATGTGATTGTGACACGCCTTGAACTTGCTAAATTGAAAGACATCGTGCTCGAATATGACGAGGGAGCTTTTGTTGCGATCGAACATGTTGCCGATGTGATGGGTGGACGCTTTAAGAAAAATGCAATACACTAG
- a CDS encoding amino acid adenylation domain-containing protein has product MLIQNAAKRQVTEIPLLTLPVDRPRPATVVFREAEARFVLPDQCVQALTEVGAREGVSLSVLLLVAFQSLLARYSGQEELGIGLVDESGLVRLLCSDLSPLQTFAELTRAVQEQVASIEREAVLTDDSALQVLYAFECALPKAREYDVALIIRQEADGLLLKFSYNAELYDLATIERMGGHLQELLQSALQSGAQPLIALALITEAERKLLLESWTAGPTAPLDHEMIDKMFEAQVQKTPDRIALRFEGESVTYAELNRRANQLARALRAKGVQPEQLIGLCVDRSVEMVIGMFGILKAGAAYLPLDPAYPTERLTFMVEDAGVQVLLTKTHVLQKIELSVATTICLDSDWPEIAKESEDNPDFAVQPDNLAYVIYTSGTTGRPKGVMIENRNVCNMSMAITERFQIDEDTIMLQFAAFSFDSSVAELFPALMNGGTVLLAPKDKVMPGPGLVELLTREQVTHVILPPSVLALLPEDQLKHLKVVVSAGEACAAELVRKWSATGRHFVNGYGPTEGTVGALIGICLPGEAVNVGRPMQNTTVYLLDANLQPVPVGVPGEICIGGAGLARGYLGRPDLTSEKFIDNPFEDATVPRLYKTGDLGCYLPDGRVRYISRIDNQVKIRGFRIELDEVESALLTHPDVQNASVIDREDTPGVKRLAGYVVPKEGRALSVRELRRYLAERLPDFMVPTAFALLEALPLTQNGKVDRRALPVPNTADRALYDEAYVAPATPDEMMLAQIYSEVLGVEQVGVHDHFFELGGESLLATKVVARVRELFGVELPLNTLFAKPTLIELVAELARMQRETTETLAPLTKRPRRERMPLSYAQERIWFLRELFPDNLSYSASCLLTFKGPFDVEIMERTLNEILRRHDIFSTTFQSVHGEPAQVVEPFEPIKLRVVDLHQLSETEKQAEMDKIVEVEIKKQFKLDELPMVRWTLFKLEQDVHTLLHVEDHLVHDGFSFSVFLYDFLHIYNAYVEGNQSPLPDPEIQFVDFADWQREMMDGPEGDRQLAYWKDKLTGAPGILELPLDHPRPAVQRFKGAAFRFQIPYQVSKGIREFSRKNGVSLFMTLMAAYNVLLYRYSGQEDILVGTGIANRRLKETERLIGMIVNNVLFRTQLGGNPTFKEIVEQVRQTSMEAYEHQDVPFERVIAALGIERDLNRNPLMQVMFSMHDTPMPEIEIPGVEMFIHEGLNNGSAKFDMNIMVIPRHSKRLGVRGKGDSKDEGITVNWEFNTDLWDADTIDRMIQNWIGLLADVIDHPDARIGELSLLSREEEQKLLVAWNDTEADYPTERCLHELFEEQVQKSPDHIAVVYGEQTLTYAELDRQANRLAHHLRALGVGPDVPVGVSLERCPELVVVLLGVLKAGGAYLPLDTDAPPARKAQVLEDAQAPVCISQAHLTDRLPQGAVKYVFVDRDAAEIAKHPETKPETDLLPHHLVSIYYTSGSTGKPKGVCSTHDGWVNRMNWMQRRYNLQATETVLQKTTLTFDDAAVEFFWPLMVGARIAMLEPELHKDPLAIMEAAIRYETAVLQFVPSMLSLFLDAVTAEKQEQLRALRIVISSGEALRADLVRSFLHNLPSAGLFNQWGATEVSIDSTCHEVTAADANEEGIVSVGRPIDNNQVYILDGNLNPIPIGVPGDLYLAGVGLARGYLNNPERTAEAFIPHPFAPGEVMYKTGDRGYYRKDGSIMFLGRRDDQVKVRGQRVELAEIEAVLVTHPALKECAVVAHKRPSGYYIVGYYELEAGQNVTVESLREHLLALLPEYMVPARFVLMDALPLTVSGKLDRKLLPDPGEERPDLEAAFIAPRNEIERTIANIWQEILRLNEVGVYDKFFDLGGHSLDATRIMSRINRELGTSLPLRDLFECLTVAGLAERVADVRSSDAKGQLKPVRHAATRDRYELSNAQKRFWFEFIMHPESAIGSMMVSELRGQVNVAAFQQAYAQLVQRHSIMRTTFFEADGVPYQVVRDDLEMACKFEDLSHHSEAEQQTRIAEHLARVYSTPYDLINGPLFYSALLKLTDNKALWVRSTHAIVYDGWSSIVYMNDFAALYQAAVAGQEGSLPEALQYVDYAEWQAHSLKDGDMDDQKAYWLERLADVGAPPPLPYDYDLDEVERPEPMSLRLTTVDAQLTEAVRQLALQQGTTTFLAVTAAFNIWLSRVSGQTDVVVGSPLTGRTNPELEPVIGVLVNPAAFRTDLSGNPTAMQVIERIKTVAFGAYANQDYPYDLLVQDLRAHRSTNDPLYSIVLVGQNVHTGGFKLHDDLHAVGFEYEAVIADQVSMEVERSPFDLHIEVFEKGDHLWIRTHYDAFRFQKDTVDRLLAQFVYVLEQFVEEPEKRLQQFALERLEDTLDDLF; this is encoded by the coding sequence GTGCTGATCCAAAATGCTGCGAAACGTCAAGTAACTGAGATTCCTTTGTTAACATTACCTGTGGATCGTCCGCGACCTGCGACGGTGGTTTTTCGGGAAGCGGAAGCGCGGTTTGTGTTGCCCGATCAATGTGTTCAAGCGCTGACAGAAGTTGGTGCACGTGAAGGAGTTTCGTTATCTGTTTTGTTGCTGGTCGCCTTTCAATCGCTATTAGCGCGATATTCCGGCCAAGAGGAGTTGGGGATCGGTCTGGTCGATGAAAGCGGTTTAGTGCGTCTGCTGTGCAGTGATCTAAGCCCGCTGCAAACGTTTGCCGAACTGACTCGTGCGGTGCAGGAACAGGTTGCCTCGATCGAGCGGGAAGCTGTTTTGACAGATGATTCGGCGCTACAAGTGCTGTACGCTTTCGAATGTGCACTTCCTAAAGCGCGTGAGTATGACGTGGCGCTGATCATTCGTCAGGAAGCGGACGGGCTGTTGCTCAAGTTCTCCTACAACGCTGAACTGTATGACCTAGCTACGATCGAGCGGATGGGCGGACACCTGCAAGAGTTGTTACAATCCGCTTTGCAAAGCGGCGCCCAACCGCTCATCGCGCTGGCGTTGATCACCGAAGCAGAGCGCAAACTCTTGCTCGAGTCGTGGACGGCAGGACCGACGGCCCCGCTCGACCATGAGATGATCGATAAGATGTTTGAAGCGCAGGTGCAGAAGACGCCCGACCGGATCGCGCTCCGTTTTGAAGGAGAGAGTGTGACCTATGCGGAACTGAATCGCCGCGCGAACCAACTCGCACGTGCCTTGCGCGCTAAAGGGGTGCAGCCGGAACAGTTGATCGGGCTGTGCGTGGATCGCTCTGTGGAGATGGTTATCGGAATGTTCGGCATTTTGAAAGCGGGTGCTGCTTATCTGCCGCTCGACCCAGCCTATCCGACAGAGCGCCTCACCTTTATGGTCGAAGATGCGGGCGTGCAAGTGTTGCTCACCAAAACGCATGTGCTTCAAAAGATCGAGTTGTCGGTCGCTACGACGATCTGCCTCGACAGCGACTGGCCAGAGATCGCCAAGGAAAGTGAGGACAACCCGGATTTTGCAGTCCAGCCGGACAATTTGGCTTACGTGATCTACACATCGGGCACGACGGGCAGACCAAAGGGCGTGATGATCGAAAACCGCAATGTCTGCAACATGTCGATGGCGATCACCGAGCGTTTTCAGATCGATGAAGACACGATCATGTTGCAGTTTGCAGCGTTTTCCTTCGATTCCTCGGTAGCCGAGCTGTTCCCAGCGTTGATGAACGGAGGCACGGTCCTCTTGGCACCGAAAGACAAAGTGATGCCAGGACCAGGTCTGGTCGAGCTGCTGACGCGGGAGCAAGTGACGCATGTGATCTTGCCGCCGTCGGTGCTCGCCCTGTTGCCAGAAGATCAGCTGAAGCATTTGAAAGTGGTCGTCTCGGCCGGAGAAGCGTGTGCCGCCGAACTGGTCAGAAAGTGGAGCGCTACAGGCCGCCATTTTGTAAACGGCTACGGCCCGACAGAAGGGACGGTCGGCGCGTTGATCGGCATTTGCCTGCCTGGAGAAGCGGTGAACGTGGGACGCCCGATGCAAAATACGACCGTCTATCTGCTCGATGCCAACTTGCAGCCGGTTCCGGTCGGTGTGCCAGGTGAGATTTGCATCGGTGGTGCCGGTCTGGCGCGCGGCTATCTGGGCCGCCCAGATTTGACCTCAGAAAAGTTTATCGACAATCCGTTTGAGGATGCGACCGTGCCCCGCTTGTATAAGACGGGCGACTTGGGTTGCTATCTGCCGGACGGTCGTGTGCGATATATTTCGCGGATCGACAATCAGGTGAAAATCAGAGGGTTCCGCATCGAGCTCGATGAAGTGGAGTCTGCGCTGCTCACCCATCCCGATGTGCAAAATGCATCGGTGATCGACCGAGAGGACACGCCGGGTGTGAAGCGTTTGGCCGGCTATGTCGTGCCGAAAGAGGGCCGTGCCCTGTCGGTGCGCGAACTGCGCCGCTATCTGGCGGAACGCCTGCCCGATTTTATGGTGCCGACGGCGTTCGCGTTGCTCGAAGCGCTTCCGTTGACGCAAAATGGCAAGGTGGACCGCCGGGCGTTGCCGGTGCCGAATACGGCCGACCGAGCGTTGTATGATGAAGCGTATGTAGCACCTGCTACGCCGGACGAAATGATGCTAGCTCAGATTTACAGTGAGGTGCTTGGCGTTGAACAGGTCGGCGTCCATGATCATTTCTTCGAACTGGGCGGCGAGTCGCTGTTGGCGACAAAAGTGGTGGCTCGAGTGCGCGAACTGTTCGGGGTAGAACTGCCGCTGAACACGCTGTTCGCCAAACCGACGCTCATCGAATTGGTCGCAGAGTTGGCAAGGATGCAGCGCGAGACAACCGAAACGTTGGCCCCGCTTACGAAGCGTCCGCGCCGGGAGCGCATGCCGCTCTCTTATGCACAGGAACGGATCTGGTTTCTGCGCGAACTGTTCCCAGACAACTTGTCGTACAGCGCTTCGTGCCTGCTGACGTTTAAAGGTCCGTTTGATGTGGAGATCATGGAGCGCACCTTGAACGAAATTCTGCGCCGCCATGACATCTTCAGCACGACTTTCCAATCGGTTCACGGCGAACCGGCACAAGTGGTCGAGCCGTTTGAGCCGATCAAACTGCGGGTGGTCGATCTGCATCAACTCTCGGAAACGGAGAAGCAGGCCGAGATGGACAAGATCGTCGAGGTGGAGATCAAAAAGCAATTTAAGCTCGATGAACTGCCGATGGTGCGCTGGACATTGTTCAAGCTGGAACAGGATGTCCACACGCTGCTCCATGTAGAAGACCATCTCGTCCACGATGGCTTTTCGTTCTCCGTCTTCCTGTACGACTTCTTGCACATTTATAACGCCTATGTGGAAGGCAATCAATCTCCGCTCCCCGATCCGGAGATTCAGTTTGTTGACTTTGCCGATTGGCAGCGCGAGATGATGGATGGCCCAGAGGGCGATCGCCAGTTGGCCTATTGGAAAGATAAATTGACGGGAGCACCGGGAATTCTCGAGTTGCCACTCGACCATCCGCGCCCGGCGGTACAGCGTTTTAAAGGGGCTGCTTTCCGCTTCCAAATCCCTTATCAAGTATCGAAAGGCATTCGCGAGTTTTCGCGCAAAAACGGCGTGTCATTGTTTATGACTCTGATGGCTGCGTACAACGTCTTGCTGTATCGCTATTCTGGTCAAGAGGATATCCTCGTCGGGACGGGCATCGCCAACCGCCGTCTCAAAGAGACGGAACGCCTGATCGGGATGATCGTTAACAACGTGCTTTTTCGCACCCAACTTGGCGGTAATCCGACTTTTAAAGAGATCGTCGAACAGGTGCGCCAAACGTCGATGGAAGCGTATGAACACCAAGACGTGCCGTTTGAGCGAGTGATCGCGGCACTTGGCATCGAACGCGATTTGAACCGCAACCCGTTGATGCAAGTGATGTTCTCGATGCATGACACCCCGATGCCAGAAATTGAGATCCCAGGCGTGGAGATGTTCATCCACGAAGGCCTGAACAACGGCTCGGCCAAATTTGATATGAACATCATGGTCATCCCGCGCCACTCCAAACGCCTTGGCGTGCGCGGCAAAGGGGATTCGAAGGACGAAGGCATCACCGTCAACTGGGAGTTCAACACCGACCTGTGGGATGCGGACACGATTGATCGGATGATTCAAAATTGGATCGGCCTTCTCGCAGATGTGATCGATCATCCGGACGCGCGCATTGGCGAGCTGTCTCTGTTGTCCCGCGAAGAGGAGCAGAAACTGCTCGTCGCTTGGAACGACACAGAAGCGGACTATCCGACTGAACGCTGTCTGCATGAACTGTTCGAAGAGCAAGTGCAAAAGTCGCCGGATCACATCGCTGTCGTCTATGGTGAGCAAACGCTGACCTACGCCGAACTCGATCGGCAGGCAAACCGTTTGGCACACCACCTGCGCGCTCTTGGCGTAGGGCCGGATGTTCCGGTCGGTGTCTCTTTGGAGCGATGCCCTGAACTGGTCGTCGTCCTGCTCGGTGTGCTGAAAGCAGGCGGTGCCTACCTGCCGCTCGATACGGATGCTCCTCCAGCCCGAAAAGCGCAGGTGCTGGAAGATGCACAGGCCCCCGTTTGCATCTCACAGGCACATCTGACCGACCGCTTGCCGCAAGGAGCAGTCAAGTACGTGTTTGTTGACCGCGATGCGGCGGAGATTGCGAAGCATCCGGAGACAAAGCCGGAGACTGATCTGTTGCCTCATCATCTCGTCTCCATCTACTACACCTCAGGCTCGACTGGCAAACCGAAAGGCGTTTGCTCCACACATGACGGCTGGGTGAACCGGATGAATTGGATGCAGCGCCGCTACAACTTGCAGGCGACAGAAACCGTTTTGCAAAAAACGACGTTGACCTTCGACGATGCGGCAGTTGAATTCTTCTGGCCGCTGATGGTTGGCGCGCGGATCGCGATGCTGGAACCAGAACTGCACAAAGATCCGCTCGCGATCATGGAGGCGGCGATCCGCTATGAGACGGCTGTCCTGCAATTTGTACCGTCGATGCTGTCCTTGTTCCTCGATGCGGTGACAGCGGAGAAACAAGAGCAATTGCGTGCGCTGCGCATCGTCATCTCCTCTGGCGAAGCGCTGCGCGCCGATCTGGTCCGCTCTTTCTTGCACAACTTGCCAAGTGCTGGGCTGTTCAACCAATGGGGGGCGACCGAAGTGTCGATCGACTCGACCTGCCATGAGGTGACGGCAGCCGATGCGAATGAAGAAGGCATCGTTTCGGTCGGCCGACCGATCGACAACAATCAGGTCTACATCTTGGACGGGAATCTGAACCCGATTCCGATCGGGGTGCCAGGAGATCTGTATTTAGCCGGGGTCGGACTGGCGCGCGGCTATCTGAACAACCCGGAGCGTACCGCAGAAGCGTTTATCCCACATCCGTTCGCACCAGGCGAGGTAATGTACAAGACGGGTGACCGCGGCTACTACCGTAAAGATGGTTCGATCATGTTTCTTGGCCGCCGCGACGATCAGGTGAAAGTGCGCGGTCAACGCGTCGAACTGGCGGAGATCGAAGCGGTGCTGGTCACCCATCCAGCGCTCAAAGAGTGTGCTGTCGTCGCACACAAGCGCCCGAGCGGCTATTACATCGTCGGCTATTACGAGTTGGAGGCGGGCCAGAATGTAACGGTCGAATCGCTGCGTGAACATCTGCTCGCCTTGTTGCCCGAGTACATGGTGCCGGCGCGCTTCGTGTTGATGGACGCCTTGCCGCTGACGGTCAGCGGCAAGCTCGACCGCAAATTGCTGCCCGATCCTGGCGAGGAGCGTCCCGATCTGGAAGCTGCGTTCATCGCCCCGCGCAATGAGATCGAACGTACCATCGCGAACATCTGGCAAGAGATCCTGCGCTTGAATGAGGTCGGTGTGTACGACAAATTCTTTGACTTGGGCGGACATTCGCTCGATGCGACCCGCATCATGTCGCGCATCAACCGCGAACTGGGCACGTCGCTACCACTGCGCGATCTGTTCGAATGTTTGACGGTGGCAGGTTTGGCAGAACGGGTGGCCGATGTGCGCAGTTCCGATGCAAAAGGCCAGTTGAAACCTGTGCGCCATGCCGCGACGCGCGATCGTTATGAGCTGTCCAATGCGCAAAAACGATTCTGGTTCGAATTTATCATGCATCCCGAGTCGGCGATCGGTTCGATGATGGTGAGCGAGTTGCGCGGCCAAGTCAACGTCGCAGCGTTCCAACAGGCGTATGCACAATTGGTACAGCGCCACAGCATCATGCGCACGACGTTCTTCGAAGCGGACGGAGTGCCCTATCAAGTGGTGCGCGACGATCTCGAGATGGCCTGCAAGTTCGAAGACCTGTCGCATCACAGCGAAGCGGAGCAGCAGACCCGGATCGCCGAACATCTGGCGCGGGTCTACAGCACACCGTATGATCTGATCAACGGCCCGCTGTTCTACTCGGCGCTTTTGAAACTGACAGACAACAAAGCGCTCTGGGTGCGTTCGACACATGCGATCGTCTATGACGGCTGGTCATCGATCGTGTACATGAACGATTTTGCTGCACTGTACCAAGCGGCAGTTGCAGGTCAGGAAGGAAGCTTGCCCGAAGCGCTGCAATATGTGGATTATGCAGAGTGGCAGGCGCACTCCCTAAAAGACGGCGACATGGATGATCAGAAAGCGTATTGGTTGGAGCGACTCGCAGACGTCGGCGCACCGCCGCCGTTGCCTTACGATTACGATTTGGATGAGGTGGAGCGCCCAGAACCGATGTCGTTGCGGCTCACGACAGTCGATGCACAACTGACAGAGGCGGTTCGTCAACTCGCTCTCCAGCAAGGCACGACCACGTTCCTCGCCGTGACGGCGGCGTTTAACATCTGGCTATCCCGCGTATCTGGGCAAACGGACGTAGTCGTCGGCTCGCCGCTGACTGGGCGTACCAATCCGGAGTTAGAACCGGTGATCGGCGTGCTTGTCAATCCGGCCGCTTTCCGTACCGACCTGTCGGGCAACCCGACTGCAATGCAGGTGATCGAGCGCATCAAGACGGTCGCGTTCGGAGCGTATGCGAATCAGGATTACCCATACGATCTGCTCGTACAGGACCTGCGCGCTCACAGAAGCACCAACGATCCGCTGTATTCGATTGTGCTCGTCGGCCAAAACGTGCACACAGGCGGCTTCAAACTTCATGATGACTTGCATGCTGTGGGGTTCGAGTACGAAGCAGTGATCGCTGATCAAGTGAGCATGGAAGTGGAAAGATCACCGTTTGATCTACACATCGAAGTTTTTGAAAAAGGCGATCATCTTTGGATTCGTACGCACTATGATGCGTTCCGCTTCCAAAAAGATACGGTCGATCGCTTACTCGCCCAATTTGTCTATGTGCTCGAACAGTTTGTCGAGGAACCGGAAAAACGCTTGCAACAGTTTGCGTTGGAACGGCTTGAAGACACGCTGGATGACCTGTTCTAA
- a CDS encoding FadR/GntR family transcriptional regulator: MAKPKNKSNKIYEQVAQHIKQMIEEGVLAPGDKLPPMTELAKEFGVSRATVREAFSSLVGMGLIDLRHGEGTFVQKIDVQTMIIEPMNAALLLGRSNMRELLEMRRLLEIGTVQGACERWTDEGLARIEQALNRQEAACHTLEEQVSCELQFHIAIAEASGNNVFLNLMNTLSEALRSTLRLTHEATDDVEALIAEHRRIFEAIRSRDGKRAVELMSDHLLHCERHVLAKKT; this comes from the coding sequence GTGGCCAAACCAAAAAACAAATCGAACAAAATCTACGAGCAGGTTGCCCAGCACATCAAGCAAATGATCGAAGAGGGCGTGCTCGCCCCCGGTGACAAACTGCCGCCGATGACCGAGCTGGCGAAGGAATTCGGCGTGTCGCGTGCTACAGTGCGCGAAGCTTTCTCTTCGCTCGTCGGGATGGGCTTGATCGATCTGCGCCACGGAGAAGGCACGTTCGTCCAAAAGATCGATGTCCAGACGATGATCATCGAGCCGATGAACGCCGCGCTTTTGCTTGGACGCAGCAACATGCGCGAACTGTTGGAGATGCGCCGCTTGTTGGAGATCGGCACCGTACAGGGCGCTTGTGAGCGTTGGACAGACGAAGGGTTAGCGAGGATCGAGCAGGCGCTCAATCGGCAGGAGGCGGCTTGTCACACCCTGGAGGAGCAGGTGAGCTGCGAGCTGCAGTTTCATATCGCGATCGCCGAAGCGTCGGGCAACAACGTATTTCTCAATTTGATGAATACGCTGTCGGAAGCGCTGCGCAGCACGTTGCGCCTCACGCATGAAGCGACCGACGATGTGGAGGCGTTGATCGCTGAACATCGCCGTATCTTCGAAGCGATTCGCAGTCGCGATGGGAAGCGAGCGGTCGAACTGATGTCCGATCATCTGCTGCACTGTGAGCGACATGTCCTCGCCAAGAAAACCTAA